In Sorghum bicolor cultivar BTx623 chromosome 10, Sorghum_bicolor_NCBIv3, whole genome shotgun sequence, one genomic interval encodes:
- the LOC8065584 gene encoding uncharacterized protein LOC8065584 has product MATTKANANADYWNASSSRQGGQTSRGSGPQNVCVTNMQAALSSSSSGHGTKSYSHSVDNSSSHKSESERSMGATDNLDSLVADSIGRLAFEAGVEPDFVHLPSFNGVIDLLTRGVRIAMPSYEYILQVQLNEVQKREKAMRQHWERRGCSLILDSWKSRCGRSFISAFVHCGEGMFFLRSIDISTIFDDVDELAAMVCCLIDDIGVHNIVQVITNNVSPHMQATEHAVLKKHDQPFVFTVCADHCINLLLENIAKLDHVKDVLTKAREITMFLYGHALPMELMKKFFYFDSEIISNSNLRSVAKFLTLETLVSQRENLMEMFSSPNWASSDLACTSLSMHICEVVKTDSAFWRAADNVLKVTGPLISVLYKLENDNCPVSVLYDAMNSAKECIKKNLGHEHGNYWRMIDRIWENYLHSPIHAAGYILNPGLFYADRYREDSEIVSGIKTCIIQAARSHYDAFRVGEQMDLYKRRSGLFDSDSAIQEATETPQDVWWERHGSGTKELQSFAARILGQTCFGATRYNLNKSLSERLHTEKRTVTDQERFRNMEYIYYNLRLKNAVPRLQGPPAAQHGTVTAQLIDWVVA; this is encoded by the exons ATGGCAACCACAAAAGCAAATGCTAATGCTGATTATTGGAATGCAAGTTCTTCTAGGCAGGGAGGCCAAACTTCAAGAGGTAGTGGTCCTCAAAATGTCTGCGTAACTAATATGCAAGCAGCGCTATCATCATCCTCATCAGGCCATGGAACCAAATCATACAGCCACTCTGTGGACAACTCTTCGTCACATAAGTCTGAATCAGAACGCTCGATGGGAGCAACTGATAACCTGGATTCTCTTGTAGCAGATTCAATAGGCAGGCTTGCCTTCGAGGCTGGTGTTGAGCCTGATTTTGTTCACTTGCCGTCTTTTAATGGCGTGATTGATTTGCTCACCCGTGGGGTTCGGATTGCAATGCCTTCTTATGAATATATTCTGCAAGTGCAACTGAATGAAGTTCAAAAGCGTGAAAAGGCTATGAGGCAACACTGGGAGAGAAGAGGCTGCAGTTTGATATTGGATAGCTGGAAAAGCCGGTGTGGGAGAAGCTTCATTAGTGCTTTTGTGCATTGCGGAGAAGGGATGTTTTTTCTCAGATCCATAGACATCTCCACAATATTTGATGATGTTGATGAGCTTGCAGCAATGGTTTGTTGTTTGATTGATGATATCGGTGTCCACAACATTGTTCAGGTCATCACCAATAATGTTTCACCACATATGCAAGCTACAGAGCATGCTGTGCTAAAGAAACATGACCAGCCATTCGTATTCACAGTATGTGCTGATCATTGCATCAATCTTCTGCTTGAGAATATAGCTAAACTGGATCACGTGAAAGATGTCCTAACGAAGGCAAGGGAAATCACGATGTTTTTGTATGGCCATGCATTACCCATGGAACTGATGAAAAAGTTCTTTTATTTTGACTCTGAGATCATAAGCAACTCTAACTTGAGATCGGTGGCTAAGTTTCTCACGCTTGAGACCCTAGTGTCTCAGAGGGAAAATCTGATGGAGATGTTTAGCTCGCCGAACTGGGCTTCCTCTGATCTGGCTTGTACAAGTCTGTCCATGCATATATGTGAGGTGGTAAAAACAGATAGTGCATTTTGGAGGGCTGCCGATAATGTTTTGAAGGTTACAGGCCCACTTATCAGTGTTTTGTATAAATTGGAAAATGATAATTGTCCAGTTAGTGTCCTGTATGATGCCATGAATAGTGCAAAAGAATGTATAAAGAAAAATCTTGGTCATGAGCATGGTAATTACTGGCGGATGATTGATCGCATATGGGAAAATTATTTGCATTCCCCAATCCATGCTGCTGGTTATATTCTCAACCCAGGACTATTTTACGCTGACCGGTACCGAGAAGATTCTGAAATCGTCAGTGGCATCAAGACCTGCATTATCCAAGCGGCTAGAAGTCACTATGATGCATTTCGTGTAGGTGAACAAATGGATCTATATAAAAGAAGATCAGGTTTGTTTGATTCAGATTCAGCAATTCAGGAAGCTACTGAAACACCTCAAG ATGTCTGGTGGGAGAGACATGGGAGTGGCACGAAGGAACTACAGTCTTTTGCTGCTCGGATCCTAGGCCAGACATGCTTTGGCGCTACTAGGTACAACCTCAACAAGAGCTTATCGGAGAGGCTGCACACTGAGAAGCGCACCGTCACTGATCAAGAGAGGTTCCGCAACATGGAGTACATCTACTACAACCTTCGCCTCAAGAATGCAGTGCCTCGCCTGCAGGGTCCTCCTGCAGCCCAGCATGGTACGGTCACTGCCCAGCTGATCGACTGGGTGGTGGCATAG